Proteins from one Plasmodium gaboni strain SY75 chromosome 4, whole genome shotgun sequence genomic window:
- a CDS encoding hypothetical protein (conserved Plasmodium protein, unknown function), producing MKDLVGRSKNERKLDGIYNRQIKELIINKHKNEKRNSDIFLNLSKRSNNENIPFPEIYEKDKKKKYMDSLKGNVEKNKNLERKDNNDIIFEGEKEKKYHNDNINNSNSNNNNNNNSVVTIYKGIYMIIYKHIYSKNKFSKSLTIFINLCINYMNNDNKHIFFFAFDKIINTFNEKYLYNDNHDILKNNIYTFYNNNETHIKCMISFFDKVINKIIDNRFVIHSTYEENEHTEKKKNTQQLLKTDENITPSKKQSIQTKQHSSTNHDLCEKEDTTHHQTIVHITKEEKQFLKALKIKVYYIIILFKLNDNFIFNKLIGIYRQIFDEIQKEYNIYEHDETIKNNNNSSNDHSCNNHSCNNHSCNNHSCNNQDNINDNEEMIKNYFLFLKDKWIRPNEYQIFKMKRKAFVKCLSNLYHFINIKWAKTSVESLLQDVYMKKFMFDTSDEIIIENIQSSIKNNLNKRTSKFESSHVLSIGESLNPVVDARDEKIVSIHGSHVWSNKQMDR from the coding sequence ATGAAAGATCTTGTAGGAAGGTcaaaaaatgaaagaaaaCTTGACGGGATTTATAATCGTCAgataaaagaattaataataaataaacataaaaatgaaaaaagaaatagcgatatatttttaaacTTAAGCAAACGTAgtaataatgaaaatattccttttccagaaatatatgaaaaggataagaaaaaaaaatatatggaTTCATTAAAAGGAAatgtagaaaaaaataaaaatttagaaagaaaagataacaatgatattatatttgagggtgaaaaagaaaaaaaatatcataatgataatattaataatagtaacagtaataataataataataataattctgttgttacaatatataaaggtatatatatgataatatataaacatatatattcaaaaaataaattttctAAAAGTCTaactatttttattaatctttgtattaattatatgaataatgataataaacatatattcttttttgCTTTTGATAAGATAATCAATACATTTAATgagaaatatttatataatgataatcatgatattttaaaaaataatatttatacattttataataataatgagacacatataaaatgcatgatttctttttttgataaagtaataaataaaattatagaTAACCGTTTTGTTATACATTCTAcatatgaagaaaatgaacatacagaaaaaaaaaaaaatacccaacaattattaaaaacagatgaaaatataacaCCTTCAAAAAAACAAAGTATTCAAACAAAACAACATAGCTCAACGAATCATGATCTATGTGAAAAGGAAGATACAACACACCATCAAACAATAGTGCATATAACAAAAGAAGAAAAACAATTTTTAAAAGcattaaaaattaaagtatattacataattatactttttaagttaaatgataattttatatttaataagCTTATAGGAATATATAGACAAATTTTTGACGAAATACAAAAggaatataatatatatgagCACGACGAAAccataaaaaataataataatagtagCAATGATCATAGTTGTAATAATCATAGTTGTAATAATCATAGTTGTAATAATCATAGTTGTAATAATCAAGACAATATTAATGACAATGAAGAAATGATCAAAAATTATTTCCTATTTCTTAAAGATAAATGGATTCGACCAAATGAATATcaaatttttaaaatgaaaagaaaagcATTTGTTAAATGTCTATCaaatttatatcattttataaacatCAAATGGGCAAAAACATCAGTCGAAAGTTTACTTCAAGATGTgtatatgaaaaaatttatGTTTGACACTTCTgatgaaattattatagAGAATATTCAATCATCTATCAAAAACAACTTAAATAAAAGAACAAGTAAATTTGAATCTTCTCATGTTCTCTCCATAGGGGAATCATTAAATCCAGTAGTAGATGCAAGAGATGAAAAAATAGTTTCCATTCATGGGTCACATGTATGGTCAAATAAGCAAATGGatagataa